In Mercurialis annua linkage group LG6, ddMerAnnu1.2, whole genome shotgun sequence, the following are encoded in one genomic region:
- the LOC126685928 gene encoding LOW QUALITY PROTEIN: truncated transcription factor CAULIFLOWER A (The sequence of the model RefSeq protein was modified relative to this genomic sequence to represent the inferred CDS: inserted 1 base in 1 codon) → MGRGRVQLKRIENKINRQVTFSKRRGGLLKKAHEISVLCDAEVGLIVFSHKGKLFEYSTDSCMEKILERYERYSYAERQLIASDLNSQENWTLEYNRLKAKVELLQRNHRHYLGEDLDSLSLKELQNLEQQLDTALKHIRTRKNQLMYESISELQKKEKAIQDQNNMLAKQIKEKEKAVAQQSLWEPQNHGNNVSPFLLSQPPLPCLNMSGNYQEEGQEAXEERSRSYARTRIFVSPWMLHHMNKLGEELHALLQNLVIRVLVC, encoded by the exons atGGGAAGGGGTAGGGTTCAGCTGAAGAGGATAGAGAACAAGATCAATAGGCAAGTAACATTTTCAAAAAGAAGAGGTGGATTGCTGAAGAAAGCTCATGAGATCTCAGTTTTATGTGATGCTGAAGTGGGTTTGATTGTTTTCTCTCATAAAGGCAAACTCTTTGAATACTCTACTGATTCTTG CATGGAAAAGATTCTGGAACGCTATGAGAGGTATTCTTATGCAGAGAGGCAACTTATAGCATCTGATCTCAATTCTCAG GAGAATTGGACTTTGGAGTATAACCGACTCAAGGCGAAGGTGGAGCTTTTGCAGAGAAACCATAG GCACTATTTGGGAGaagatttagattcattgagcCTGAAAGAGCTACAAAATCTGGAGCAACAGCTCGATACTGCTCTTAAGCACATTCGAACAAGAAAA AACCAACTTATGTATGAGTCCATCTCTGAGCTTCAGAAAAAG GAGAAAGCAATACAGGATCAGAATAACATGCTAGCAAAGCAG ATTAAGGAGAAGGAGAAGGCTGTGGCACAGCAGTCACTCTGGGAGCCGCAAAACCATGGCAATAATGTCTCACCATTCCTTCTTTCACAGCCACCACTTCCATGTCTAAACATGAG TGGCAACTATCAGGAAGAAGGACAAGAGG AGGAGGAACGATCTAGATCTTACGCTAGAACCCGTATATTCGTGTCACCTTGGATGCTTCACCACATGAACAAACTGGGTGAAGAATTACATGCGCTACTACAAAACCTGGTGATTAGGGTTTTGGTTTGTTA